A part of Rattus rattus isolate New Zealand chromosome 4, Rrattus_CSIRO_v1, whole genome shotgun sequence genomic DNA contains:
- the Ap1s3 gene encoding AP-1 complex subunit sigma-3 isoform X2 → MIHFILLFSRQGKLRLQKWYTTLPDKERKKITREIIQTVLSRGHRTSSFIDWKELKLVYKRYASLYFCCAIENQDNELLTLEIVHRYVELLDKYFGNVCELDIIFNFEKAYFILDEFIIGGEIQETSKKTAVKAIEDSDMLQETMEEYMSKPTF, encoded by the exons ATACATTTCATCTTGCTCTTCAGTCGACAAGGGAAGCTGCGGCTGCAGAAATGGTACACCACGCTCCCtgacaaagagaggaagaagatcaCCCGGGAGATCATCCAGACCGTCCTCTCTCGTGGACACAGGACCAGCAGTTTCATTGACTGGAAGGAGCTGAAACTTGTTTATAAAAG gtaTGCTAGTTTATATTTTTGCTGTGCAATAGAAAACCAAGACAATGAGCTCTTGACACTAGAGATTGTTCATCGTTATGTGGAGTTGCTGGATAAGTACTTTGGAAAT GTCTGTGAGCTGGACATTATCTTTAATTTTGAAAAGGCATATTTTATCCTTGATGAGTTTATAATAGGTGGAGAAATTCAggaaacatccaagaaaacagCGGTCAAGGCCATTGAAGACTCTGATATGTTACAAGAG ACAATGGAAGAATACATGAGCAAGCCGACATTTTAA
- the Ap1s3 gene encoding AP-1 complex subunit sigma-3 isoform X1, protein MIHFILLFSRQGKLRLQKWYTTLPDKERKKITREIIQTVLSRGHRTSSFIDWKELKLVYKRYASLYFCCAIENQDNELLTLEIVHRYVELLDKYFGNVCELDIIFNFEKAYFILDEFIIGGEIQETSKKTAVKAIEDSDMLQEVKSQEDFKNYKAPF, encoded by the exons ATACATTTCATCTTGCTCTTCAGTCGACAAGGGAAGCTGCGGCTGCAGAAATGGTACACCACGCTCCCtgacaaagagaggaagaagatcaCCCGGGAGATCATCCAGACCGTCCTCTCTCGTGGACACAGGACCAGCAGTTTCATTGACTGGAAGGAGCTGAAACTTGTTTATAAAAG gtaTGCTAGTTTATATTTTTGCTGTGCAATAGAAAACCAAGACAATGAGCTCTTGACACTAGAGATTGTTCATCGTTATGTGGAGTTGCTGGATAAGTACTTTGGAAAT GTCTGTGAGCTGGACATTATCTTTAATTTTGAAAAGGCATATTTTATCCTTGATGAGTTTATAATAGGTGGAGAAATTCAggaaacatccaagaaaacagCGGTCAAGGCCATTGAAGACTCTGATATGTTACAAGAG GTCAAGAGTCAAGAGGATTTCAAGAATTATAAAGCACCCTTTTAA